One Oncorhynchus kisutch isolate 150728-3 linkage group LG13, Okis_V2, whole genome shotgun sequence DNA window includes the following coding sequences:
- the LOC109902451 gene encoding LOW QUALITY PROTEIN: cortexin-1-like (The sequence of the model RefSeq protein was modified relative to this genomic sequence to represent the inferred CDS: deleted 2 bases in 1 codon), giving the protein MSPPWTMSCCCPLGPPSLGPPAAALVGGDAEQRTAFAFVGLLMLFLVFLLVRCFRILLDPYSRMPSSSWTEHKEGVERGQFDYALV; this is encoded by the exons ATGTCCCCACCCTGGACTATGAGCTGCTGCTGTCCCCTGGGCCCTCCCTCCCTGGGCCCCCCAGCAGCC GCTCTGGTGGGGGGCGACGCGGAGCAGAGGACGGCCTTTGCCTTCGTGGGGCTCCTCATGCTCTTCCTTGTCTTCCTGCTGGTGCGCTGCTTCCGCATCCTGCTGGACCCCTACAGCCGCATGCCATCCTCCTCCTGGACCGAACACAAGGAGGGCGTAGAGAGGGGGCAGTTTGACTACGCCCTGGTCTAg